Proteins found in one Aspergillus puulaauensis MK2 DNA, chromosome 8, nearly complete sequence genomic segment:
- the mirC gene encoding siderochrome-iron transporter MirC (COG:U;~EggNog:ENOG410QE3C;~InterPro:IPR020846,IPR011701,IPR036259;~PFAM:PF07690,PF06609;~TransMembrane:12 (i60-77o97-117i129-148o154-174i186-205o225-243i277-297o309-326i347-366o386-406i413-433o555-573i);~go_function: GO:0022857 - transmembrane transporter activity [Evidence IEA];~go_process: GO:0055085 - transmembrane transport [Evidence IEA]) has protein sequence MPLLEPGATAYGTFDDMRRDTEDEGDRLLTEGYVSDGDDKSSIDSVQEGVRKIEAINLTWTTRTLIIAYISIFLMAFCTSLEGQTIMSLSAYATSSFSKHSLISTVLVVQNVVNAVIKPPMAKIADVFGRFEAFCLSILIYVLGYIQMAASTNVQTYASAQIFYAAGSTGLQILQQVFIADSSSLLNRALLALLPEMPFLVTVWIGPTIADAILQATSWRWGYGMWSIILPASFLPLGLSLLLNQRKAKRLNLIKERPHHRRGFIAIVRRTWYDLDIFGLTLLSAAVTLILVPLTLAANSKNGWKSNNIIVMIAVGVVCLIILPFWETSKRLAPKPLLSLHLLKQRTALAGCTLAFFYFMAFYFSVQPYLYSYLQVVQGYDVSTAGRVTQTFAFTSTIAAFGVSILIKYTRRYRVYVTIGCVVYITGLVLMLLCRKEGSSALQVLGTQVIVGAGGGLLNVPVQLGVQASASHQEVAAATAMFLTSMEMGGAVGAAISGAVWTHNIPRKLGLYLPDEYKSEAGEIFGKLTKALSYEMGTPVRTAINRSYQETMNKLLVLALIATLPLIPLSLLMSNYRLDKMSETPDHQTVPPTDEDASEAGERVKQT, from the exons ATGCCCCTACTTGAACCCGGCGCAACCGCATATGGAACGTTCGACGACATGAGACGAGATActgaggatgaaggagaCCGTCTCCTTACGGAGGGATATGTGAGCGACGGTGATGATAAATCGTCTATTGATTCAGTCCAAGAGGGTGTGAGGAAAATCGAGGCCATCAACCTTACATGGACAACCCGAACACTGATCATAGCTTATATCAG TATTTTCCTCATGGCCTTTTGTACTTCTCTGGAGGGCCAGACGATAATGTCGCTCTCCGCTTATGCGACCAGTTCATTCAGTAAACATTCTTTGATATCTACGGTTCTTGTGGTCCAAAATGTTGTCAATG CTGTTATCAAACCACCGATGGCAAAGATAGCCGACGTTTTTGGCCGATTCGAAGCATTTTGCCTAAGCATTCTGATATACGTCCTCGGATATATTCAAATGGCTGCGTCGACGAATGTTCAGACTTACGCTTCCGCTCAGATATTCTACGCTGCTGGTTCTACAGGGTTGCAAATCCTTCAGCAAGTTTTCATTGCGGATAGCAGTAGCCTTCTCAACAGAGCACTTTTAGCTCTCCTTCCCGAGATGCCGTTTCTTGTCACGGTTTGGATCGGTCCCACGATTGCCGATGCGATACTTCAAGCTACCTCGTGGCGCTGGGGCTACGGGATGTGGTCCATCATATTGCCCGCCTCGTTTCTCCCGTTGGGTCTTTCTCTGCTACTCAACCAACGAAAGGCTAAGCGACTCAACTTGATAAAAGAACGGCCGCATCACCGACGTGGTTTTATTGCGATAGTCCGTCGTACCTGGTATGATCTCGACATATTCGGGCTAACACTACTTTCTGCGGCCGTCACATTGATACTTGTTCCCCTTACTCTTGCCGCAAACTCGAAGAATGGGTGGAAGagcaacaacatcatcgtGATGATTGCGGTAGGTGTTGTTTGTCTCATAATTCTACCCTTTTGGGAAACCTCAAAAAGGCTTGCACCCAAGCCTCTTCTAtcccttcatcttctcaaacaGCGGACTGCACTTGCAGGATGCACCTTGGCGTTCTTCTACTTCA TGGCCTTTTACTTCTCGGTCCAGCCATATCTCTACTCCTACCTACAAGTCGTACAAGGATACGACGTTTCCACGGCCGGCCGTGTTACGCAGACATTCGCATTTACGTCGACCATCGCTGCATTCGGGGTTTCTATCCTGATCAAGTATACACGCCGCTATCGTGTATACGTGACTATTGGTTGCGTTGTATACATAACGGGACTGGTGTTGATGTTACTGTGCCGCAAGGAGGGTAGTTCTGCACTCCAAGTGCTGGGAACACAGGTCATTGTTGGCGCCGGGGGCGGCCTTCTCAACGTCCCTGTACAGCTCGGTGTGCAAGCATCTGCCAGCCACCAGGAAGTTGCGGCTGCTACCGCTATGTTCCTTACGTCCATGGAGATGGGCGGTGCTGTAGGTGCTGCTATCTCCGGGGCCGTCTGGACCCATAATATCCCGCGCAAGCTTGGCCTTTACCTCCCTGACGAATATAAGTCCGAAGCTGGGGAGATCTTTGGGAAGCTGACCAAGGCTTTGTCTTATGAAATGGGAACACCAGTTAGGACGGCTATCAATCGTTCCTATCAAGAGACGATGAACAAGTTGCTGGTATTGGCTCTAATAGCCACGCTTCCGCTGATTCCGTTGAGCCTTCTTATGTCTAACTATAGACTAGACAAG ATGAGTGAAACGCCTGACCACCAAACAGTTCCACCGACAGATGAAGATGCATCTGAAGCCGGGGAACGGGTGAAGCAGACGTAA
- a CDS encoding uncharacterized protein (COG:S;~EggNog:ENOG410PQS6;~InterPro:IPR009784,IPR013320;~PFAM:PF07081), with protein sequence MAGFSFANSLDKVPGGEALPTEFTINASPSTDVWAKPPSTERFNAPILYKSITLDSFRRARVAFSANWRQKYDQGGLILVLNGANGSRKWVKTGIEFTHGKTHLSTVTKDRWADWSLLPVPSGGAGATLEIVREPDDSLWVYLVEGIQKSPIREVTWVFAEKDVTDTWIGFYAARPSGEGGDLVVNFASAVIDATDSTKK encoded by the coding sequence ATGGCTGGTTTTTCGTTCGCGAATTCGCTCGACAAAGTGCCGGGTGGCGAAGCTCTCCCCACAGAGTTCACAATAAACGCTTCCCCGTCGACGGACGTGTGGGCCAAGCCACCTTCCACCGAGAGGTTCAATGCTCCTATCCTCTACAAATCCATTACACTGGATAGCTTCAGGCGTGCCCGAGTCGCATTCTCGGCCAACTGGCGCCAGAAGTACGACCAGGGTGGACTGATTCTTGTTCTTAACGGGGCCAACGGGAGTCGCAAATGGGTCAAGACTGGCATTGAGTTCACCCACGGGAAAACTCATTTGAGTACCGTGACTAAGGATCGATGGGCAGATTGGAGTCTGCTTCCAGTTCCATCCGGCGGCGCAGGGGCAACGCTGGAGATTGTCAGAGAACCGGACGACAGCTTATGGGTTTACCTCGTTGAGGGGATCCAAAAGTCGCCGATTCGAGAGGTGACTTGGGTCTTTGCTGAAAAGGACGTTACTGACACCTGGATTGGTTTCTACGCGGCGAGGCCATCGGGCGAGGGAGGTGATTTGGTCGTGAATTTCGCTTCCGCGGTGATCGATGCGACGGATTCAACAAAAAAATAA
- a CDS encoding glycosyltransferase family 69 protein (CAZy:GT69;~COG:S;~EggNog:ENOG410PKUE;~InterPro:IPR021047;~PFAM:PF11735;~TransMembrane:1 (i89-111o)) has product MSSRLLHPDEYELDLRSSIDSQGTFDLDDADFESQSVPSRSKFLDRAPLISRIFGSNYATGYRRLNVPKPFARTSRWGKCYRLCLNRRVWFYIQSFFGIIFALLVLATTFFPSYSRPPPHYATLRNTVQKSTSLGRGNPRNEKIFIAASLYDRDGDIAGGLWGQSVLKLIDLLGQENVYLSIYENDSGSAGAGALRDLEAHVPCNNSIVYEDSLDLDRLHSVTVPGGSKRIRRIEYLAEVRNRALRPLEAHKKMQFDRLLYLNDVAFDPVDALQLLFSTHVDDNGIARYRAACAVDFINPFKFYDTYATRDLQGFGMGLPFFPWFSNVGDGQSRKDVLSGTDSVRVRSCWGGMVAFDARFFQLPTAGPDRDHPLRFRASNDAFWEASECCLIHADIQDVPINPEEITDTGVYMNPFVRVAYDSRTLSWLGFTRRPERLYTLIHNILNPLVSLPRFNPRRTEVPGQRVTETAWVPDENDDGGGSFQEAKRIASNDGFCGRPGLQVIVEDRQEGEAGWESIPVPT; this is encoded by the coding sequence ATGTCCTCCCGATTACTTCATCCAGACGAGTACGAGTTGGATTTGCGGTCGTCCATCGACTCCCAGGGCAccttcgatctcgatgacGCCGACTTCGAGTCACAGTCGGTCCCTAGTCGCAGCAAATTTCTTGACCGCGCACCTCTAATATCACGTATCTTCGGCTCAAATTACGCCACCGGATATCGTCGTCTGAATGTCCCGAAACCTTTCGCTAGAACCTCGAGATGGGGGAAGTGCTACCGGCTCTGCTTGAATCGTCGTGTATGGTTCTACATCCAGAGCTTTTTTGGTATTATATTCGCCCTCTTAGTTCTAGCAACCACGTTTTTCCCTTCCTATTCTCGGCCGCCTCCACATTATGCCACTCTTCGCAATACCGTCCAAAAATCAACCTCTCTCGGTCGAGGCAATCCTCGTAACGAGAAAATTTTCATCGCCGCTAGCTTATACGATCGTGACGGGGATATAGCGGGGGGCTTGTGGGGCCAGAGTGTTCTGAAACTGATCGATTTACTCGGTCAAGAGAACGTATATTTAAGCATTTACGAAAATGATAGCGGAtcagcaggcgcaggcgcgTTGCGAGACCTTGAGGCACATGTTCCGTGCAATAATTCGATTGTATACGAGGACAGTTTGGATTTAGACCGTTTGCATTCCGTGACCGTCCCTGGTGGATCGAAACGGATAAGGCGCATTGAATACTTGGCTGAGGTCCGGAACCGAGCCCTACGACCCTTAGAGGCACACAAGAAGATGCAGTTTGATAGGCTGTTGTACCTGAACGACGTTGCTTTTGATCCTGTTGATGCACTTCAGCTTCTATTCTCTACCCATGTTGACGACAATGGAATCGCACGGTACCGGGCTGCCTGCGCTGTTGATTTCATCAACCCATTCAAGTTTTACGACACTTATGCGACGCGGGACCTGCAAGGGTTTGGCATGggccttcctttcttcccctgGTTTTCTAATGTAGGCGATGGGCAGAGCCGCAAGGATGTTCTATCTGGAACCGATTCTGTCCGGGTTCgcagctgctggggagggatGGTTGCATTCGATGCTCGGTTCTTTCAACTTCCGACTGCAGGGCCTGATCGAGACCATCCTCTCCGGTTCCGCGCATCGAACGATGCATTTTGGGAGGCTTCTGAATGCTGCCTTATACATGCAGATATTCAAGATGTCCCAATCAATCCTGAGGAGATTACGGACACCGGGGTTTATATGAACCCGTTCGTGCGGGTGGCATACGACAGTCGGACATTGTCATGGCTAGGGTTCACCCGTCGACCCGAGCGGCTTTATACCCTCATCCACAACATCTTAAACCCTCTGGTTTCCCTGCCACGGTTCAACCCTCGACGCACCGAGGTGCCCGGCCAACGTGTTACGGAAACTGCTTGGGTTCCGGATGAGAATGACGATGGCGGGGGCTCGTTCCAGGAAGCTAAACGGATAGCCTCGAACGATGGCTTTTGTGGACGCCCGGGGCTCCAAGTGATTGTCGAAGACCGTCAAGAGGGCGAGGCTGGTTGGGAGTCTATCCCAGTTCCGACCTAG
- a CDS encoding uncharacterized protein (COG:S;~EggNog:ENOG410PWSE), with amino-acid sequence MKGNRDTHPGVCQTLGRENNTTRLPSLSPRSPPAPPVPHLPHHNTSRPASAMKSVAMDPPVADVDDTAAFMAAARSFKLEKEYGKPPAISEDASSEQEGSQAPFETTEDADVPTTYTYDEPMGTHEPGVGDANEAFNKPMIDFEADETATSTQAAAVDSRAPTPESEKAQPEEEEEDREHLTTFSSWGTPAARNKPAAQVRRVIIKNLPPSWSTADKVLSLVHGGMVESVSITPTGNAHVLFCDPVSCKAFYDKYPNGIDLDKERKFTIFVDRGEDVDVISSQLSFHLSVGSTRVVRAVGVDMGATMKEIVEIATANHRKVEKIIDSYVPGYPRSVSFRFCSIDDAVRFRAFIIRNEDWEHCNVQYATDPCEVATGYHAD; translated from the exons ATGAAAGGGAACCGTGACACCCATCCCGGTGTTTGCCAG ACTCTCGGCAGAGAAAATAATACCACTCGccttccctctctctctcctcgctctccccCAGCCCCTCCCGTTCCACACCTACCGCACCACAACACTTCTCGTCCCGCTTCAGCGATGAAATCAGTGGCTATGGACCCCCCGGTTGCTGATGTCGATGATACGGCTGCCTTCATGGCAGCTGCCCGGTCATTCAAGCTCGAAAAGGAGTATGGCAAGCCCCCTGCTATCTCTGAAGACGCGTCATCCGAACAAGAAGGTTCCCAGGCCCCCTTCGAGACAACTGAAGACGCGGATGTGCCTACTACTTATACCTATGACGAACCTATGG GAACTCACGAGCCTGGAGTAGGCGACGCGAATGAAGCTTTTAACAAACCCATGATCGACTTTGAAGCGGACGAGACTGCCACCTCTACTCAAGCCGCAGCTGTTGATTCGCGTGCTCCTACTCCTGAAAGCGAGAAAGCTCagcccgaagaagaagaagaagaccgtgAACATCTTACCACTTTCTCGTCGTGGGGAACCCCTGCGGCTCGCAACAAACCCG CTGCCCAAGTCAGGCGGGTTATCATCAAAAACCTCCCTCCTTCTTGGAGCACCGCTGACAAGGTCCTGTCACTGGTGCATGGTGGTATGGTTGAGAGCGTTTCTATTACCCCGACTGGGAATGCTCATGTCTTGTTCTGCGACCCTGTCTCGTGCAAGGCTTTTTACGACAAATACCCGAATGGGATTGATCTGGACAAGGAGAGAAAGTTCACAATCTTCGTGGACCGCggtgaagatgttgatgtgatCAGTTCGCAGCTCTCGTTCCACCTGTCTGTCGGTTCGACTCGCGTCGTTCGTGCAGTCGGTGTAGATATGGGAGCCACAATGAAGGAAATAGTCGAGATCGCCACTGCCAACCACCGCAAGGTTGAAAAAATCATCGACAGTTACGTTCCCGGATAT CCCCGCTCCGTAAGTTTTCGCTTCTGCAGCATCGACGATGCCGTCCGTTTTCGTGCTTTCATAATCCGCAATGAAGATTGGGAGCACTGTAACGTGCAGTATGCCACTGACCC ATGCGAGGTGGCGACCGGATATCACGCCGATTGA
- a CDS encoding uncharacterized protein (COG:S;~EggNog:ENOG410PXAF): MESLASRPSRSMAIDSLLNPPAAEPEKPASKLHYGPGPLTPQYSPLYPPSPNQYYYSFSESQQLHQNQHLHHHHHHHHHHSPYSQHTPSSQDHPSFMSYRPRSTDSSPEAYPRDRYDSVSSSSSTNNGVSGDRRRPPRPKYEEEEMYFIWYHRVDLCQEWKEVRESFNCQFPSRQRRGFQGIQCKFYRFIKEKKCPTLREQRRMRDGEFLRQESSPSFNGGAPQFGVVEWMGVWYPWMREDREEVMRRRLSR, translated from the coding sequence ATGGAATCTCTTGCATCTCGCCCAAGCCGCAGCATGGCAATCGACTCCCTGCTTAACCCCCCAGCAGCGGAGCCCGAGAAACCGGCCTCAAAACTACACTATGGGCCCGGCCCCTTGACCCCCCAATACTCGCCTCTCTACCCACCAAGTCCAAACCAATACTACTACAGCTTCTCTGAAAGCCAACAGCTTCACCAAAACCAACATctccaccatcaccaccaccaccaccatcaccacaGCCCCTATAGCCAACATACTCCGTCATCCCAGGACCACCCCTCATTCATGTCCTACCGCCCACGCTCAACAGACTCCTCACCAGAAGCGTACCCACGAGACCGCTACGACTCCGTCTCaagcagctccagcaccaacaaTGGTGTTTCAGGGGACCGCCGCCGGCCCCCGCGGCCAAAgtacgaggaagaagaaatgtaCTTCATTTGGTACCACCGTGTCGACCTCTGCCAGGAGTGGAAGGAAGTCCGCGAGAGCTTCAACTGCCAGTTTCCGAGCCGCCAGCGCCGCGGGTTCCAGGGCATCCAGTGCAAATTCTACCGCttcatcaaggagaagaagtgCCCGACGCTCCGGGAGCAGCGGCGCATGCGCGATGGCGAGTTCCTGCGCCAGGAGTCCAGCCCGAGCTTTAATGGTGGTGCGCCGCAGTTTGGCGTTGTCGAATGGATGGGCGTTTGGTATCCGTGGATGAGGGAGGATCGGGAAGAGGTTATGAGGAGGCGGTTGTCGAGGTGA